One Sulfoacidibacillus ferrooxidans DNA segment encodes these proteins:
- a CDS encoding Rpn family recombination-promoting nuclease/putative transposase, producing MPIYHNEPIDLMVDYAFKQLFGQARNKDLLMSFLNALLTNSLASPIISVQFGNTEQAQEYREDKLSRMDVFVETDQQERINIEMQVAHDYGMAKRTLYYWAELYRGQVVSGASYQELHRVITINLIDFVQFPSTDRYHTSYHVVEDQTHERLSDALEVHFVEMPKLRKTITDLEKAVQDPLEKWLLLLESGKNKTIHHVLEVAAMNDVELKKALDEVEEIGRNPENWALYISRKKAILDEVSREASYRERIEKAHEQGMEKARIELIQLMLSKKLSPEEITNLTDIPLEDIKKIAESIH from the coding sequence ATGCCTATCTATCACAATGAACCTATTGATCTCATGGTTGACTACGCGTTCAAACAATTGTTTGGACAAGCGAGAAATAAGGACCTATTGATGTCCTTTCTCAATGCGTTGCTTACAAACAGCCTAGCTTCACCGATCATCTCTGTGCAATTTGGTAACACAGAGCAGGCACAAGAATATCGAGAAGATAAGCTCTCTCGCATGGATGTGTTCGTAGAAACGGATCAACAAGAGCGCATCAACATTGAAATGCAAGTGGCGCATGACTACGGTATGGCGAAACGCACCTTGTATTACTGGGCGGAACTGTATCGTGGGCAAGTGGTATCAGGCGCTTCCTATCAAGAATTGCATCGAGTGATCACGATTAACCTGATTGACTTTGTGCAATTCCCATCGACGGACAGGTATCATACGAGTTATCATGTGGTTGAGGATCAAACGCATGAACGGTTGTCAGATGCATTAGAAGTTCACTTTGTTGAAATGCCAAAGCTACGCAAAACGATCACCGATTTAGAAAAAGCTGTACAGGATCCACTGGAAAAATGGTTACTCCTCTTGGAATCCGGCAAAAATAAAACGATACACCATGTATTGGAGGTGGCGGCGATGAATGATGTGGAATTAAAAAAAGCGTTAGATGAAGTAGAAGAAATCGGACGCAACCCAGAGAATTGGGCACTCTACATCTCACGCAAAAAAGCCATTCTTGATGAGGTGAGTCGAGAAGCGTCTTATCGTGAACGTATTGAAAAAGCTCATGAACAAGGCATGGAAAAAGCCCGAATCGAACTAATTCAGCTCATGTTATCAAAGAAACTTTCACCTGAAGAAATCACAAACCTGACCGATATTCCACTAGAGGATATTAAGAAAATAGCAGAATCGATCCACTAA